The following are encoded together in the Cryptococcus neoformans var. neoformans JEC21 chromosome 9 sequence genome:
- a CDS encoding expressed protein, translating to MNDHLAALNAPPPRYLLESDSSDEEGQGAYPGSSTPKPKVSVETPPVEVLFTRGTGNEEVKDFVLALGQAGKYLKKHLGASGSAIGQEEVGKIVVGGRQAGQGWKVGEGMVFSVNEADLPHEALWEIADKLFANVKAQSWTIITTYVPAMYISSKTDGSRVRSDPPIRYLSQGEVKVEGAETYETPNYLTGLAGAITSLSAHPSFTIQPTTLILPLPLSALPLAYLSTALAHISPSISDALNRKRSKWTEEDDEPYSAPGMGKVRGLARGVGEAVGMYT from the exons ATGAATGATCACCTCGCAGCACTCAAcgcccctcctcctcggtaCCTTTTAGAATCCGACTCCTCggacgaagaaggccaGGGCGCTTACCCCGGTTCGTCCACGCCTAAACCCAAGGTTTCTGTCGAAACACCTCCTGTCGAAGTTCTCTTCACCCGTGGGACTGGGAATGAGGAAGTCAAAGATTTCGTATTAGCATTGGGTCAGGCTGGCAAGTATTTGAAGAAGCACCTGGGTGCGAGTGGGAGTGCAATCGGACAGGAAGAGGTCGGAAAAATAGTGGTAGGCGGACGTCAAGCGGGCCAGGGATGGAAAGTCGGAGAAGGGATGGTTTTCTCGGTAAACGAAGCGGATTTGCCTCATGAGGCTTTATGGGAAATTGCCGACAAATTATTTGCCAATGTGAAAGCCCAGTCGTG GACGATAATAACGACATACGTCCCTGCGATGTACATTTCGTCCAAGACGGACGGCTCTAGAGTACGTTCTGATCCGCCTATACGGTACCTTTCCCAAGGAGAGGTGAAAGTTGAAGGGGCAGAGACCTATGAAACCCCGAATTACTTGACTGGATTAGCTGGCGCAATTACATCTCTT TCTGCCCATCCCTCATTTACCATCCAACCAACAACGCtcatcctccctctcccactTTCCGCCCTCCCTCTCGCCTATCTCTCCACCGCCCTCGCTCATATCTCTCCGTCTATCTCCGATGCATTGAACAGAAAGAGGAGTAAATGgacagaggaggatgatgagccTTATTCTGCGCCCGGAATGGGAAAAGTTAGGGGCTTGGCAAGAGGTGTCGGAGAGGCTGTTGGAATGTACACTTGA
- a CDS encoding sugar transporter, putative, producing MAGEDLAITSTSVENVPNSPSRKVSEDGLLLQEDKEMAAMYANAAAATEKEQNMTLLEGLRLYPKAIAWSILISSCCAMEGYDISLLGNFYAFDPFNRKFGVELDDGTWQVPARWQTGLSNGAQCGQIIGLIVNGIFTERYGYRKVLIASLLWLAAVITIFFCAPNIQVLLAGEILAGIPWGVFQSIAISYASDVCPIALRGYLTCYANFCWGWGQLIGVGVIRAMFSRDDQWAYRIPYAVQWVWPPLILAGVIFAPESPWWLIRHGRLEEAKKSLMRLASPKRNVSYDVDETADMIRHTTELEKDITSGASFLDCFRGVDLRRTEIVCAIWSMQNLSGNTFSNYSTYFFEQAGLTGTVPYDFAMGQYAINMVGVFGAWSLMALGFGRRQLILIGLSGLFVALLIMGFMGLIPDSKQREAGLATGSLMLVWAIFYQCTVGTVAYSLVGEIASRRLSIKTVALGRAAYNVIAIICNVLTPYMINPTAWNWGNYAGFFWAGSCFLCLIYAYFRVPEPSGRTYAELDLLFERKISARKFASTHVNAFDVALHHQVGEDKGVSDHVEKA from the exons ATGGCCGGTGAAGACCTTGCTATCACCTCGACTTCTGTCGAGAATGTCCCCAACAGTCCTTCTCGCAAGGTGTCTGAAGATGGACTATTATTGCAGGAAGACAAGGAAATGGCTGCCATGTACGCCAATGCTGCCGCCGCAACAG AAAAGGAACAGAACATGACTCTTCTAGAGGGTCTCCGATTGTATCCCAAGGCCATCGCCTGGTctatcctcatctcttcatGTTGTGCCATGGAAGGCTACGACATCTCTTTACTTGGTAACTTCT ACGCGTTTGACCCTTTTAACCGAAAATTCGGTGTGGAACTCGATGACGGTACTTGGCAGGTTCCTGCACGATGGCAAACGGGGCTGTCAAACGGTGCCCAGTGTGGGCAGATCATTGGTTTGATCG TCAACGGTATTTTCACTGAACGATATGGTTATCGAAAGGTTCTTATAGCGAGTCTTCTCTGGCTTGCGGCTGTTATCACCATTTTCTTCTGCGCTCCCAACATTCAAGTCCTCCTTGCAGGTGAGATTTTGGCCGGTATTCCTTGGGGTGTTTTCCAGTCTATTGCCATTTCCTATGCCAGTGATGTCTGCCCTATCGCTCTTCGTGGCTA CTTGACCTGTTATGCCAACTTCTGCTGGGGTTGGGGCCAGCTCATAGGTGTCGGGGTCATCAGGGCTATGTTCTCACGTGATGATCAGTGGGCTTATCGTATCCCTTATGCTGTTCAG TGGGTATGGCCTCCTCTCATTCTCGCGGGTGTCATCTTCGCTCCCGAATCTCCTTGGTGGTTGATTCGACACGGCCGACTggaagaagcgaagaagTCTCTGATGCGCCTTGCCTCCCCGAAACGCAATGTCTCTTATGACGTTGATGAGACTGCCGACATGATCCGTCACACTACTGAACTCGAAAAGGACATTACTTCCGGTGCTTCTTTCTTGGACTGCTTCAGGGGTGTGGACCTCCGTCGTACTGAAATTGTTTGCGCCATCTGGAGTATGCAGAACCTTTCAGGTAACACTTTCAGTAACTAC AGTACCTACTTCTTTGAGCAAGCTGGTCTCACGGGTACTGTCCCTTACGATTTCGCTATGGGACAGTACGCAATCAACATGGTCGGTGTCTTTGGCGCCTGGAGTCTTATGGCCCTTGGGTTCGGTCGAAGGCAGCTTATCCTCATTGGTCTATCTGGTCTCTTTGTCGCTCTCTTGATCATGGGCTTCATGGGCTTGATCCCGGATTCTAAGCAAAGGGAAGCTGGTTTGGCTACTGGTTCTCTCATGTTGGTCTGGGCTATCTTCTACCAGTGCACTGTAGG TACCGTTGCTTATTCCTTGGTCGGTGAAATTGCTTCTCGACGACTCTCGATCAAGACCGTCGCTCTCGGGCGTGCTGCCTACAACGTTATTGCCATCATCTGCAATGTCCTTACTCCTTACATGATCAACCCTACCGCTTGGAACTGGGGCAACTACGCTGGTTTCTTCTGGGCCGGTTCTTGTTTCCTCTGTCTTATCTACGCATACTTCCGTGTACCGGAACCTTCCGGCCGAACCTATGCGGAG CTTGACTTGCTCTTTGAGCGCAAGATCTCTGCTCGCAAGTTCGCCAGCACCCATGTCAACGCTTTCGATGTCGCCCTTCACCACCAGGTCGGTGAAGACAAGGGCGTCTCTGACCACGTCGAGAAGGCCTAA
- a CDS encoding Voltage-gated potassium channel beta-2 subunit, putative: protein MSGQRFEPKNMLYRNLGNSGLRVPVFSYGGWLTVGYNQKGDLVKELMQTAFDCGINMFDNAEAYAAGESESQMGRVIKELGWDRSDIIVTTKVFFGTGDKERHNTRGLSRKHIIEGVNKSLKRLGLDYVDIVFAHRPDVTTPLEETVRAFNYLIDKGLTFYWGTSEWSAMQIQQATEIARRLNMVGPVAEQPHYSMLHRERFEAEYEPLWRYENFGSTIWSPLDSGMLTGKYNDGIPQDSRYHHNLGGAMDERIKELESPEGKAKIEKVKKLTKIAERLGGSMTNLALAWTLKHKGVSTCILGATKPEQIKENVKALDIYPKLTSEVMEEIEKILDNKPDPPPSYGRLTTDGQLM from the exons ATGTCCGGCCAGCGATTCGAACCCAAGAACATGCTT TACCGAAACCTTGGAAACTCAGGTCTT CGGGTTCCCGTTTTCAGCTATGGTGGATGGTTGAC CGTTGGATATAACCAAAAGGGTGACCTCGTCAAGGAGCTGATGCAGACTGCTTTCGACTGTGGTATCAACATGTTTGAC AATGCCGAGGCCTACGCCGCTGGAGAG TCTGAGTCCCAGATGGGCAGGGTTATCAAGGAGCTTGGCTGG GATCGAAGCGACATCATCGTCACCACCAAGGTCTTTTTCGGCACTGGTGATAAGGAGAGGCATAACACTCGTGGTTTGAGCCGCAAGCACATCATAGAAGGTGTTAACAAGTCTCTTAAGAGGCTTGGACTCGACTATG TGGACATTGTCTTCGCTCACCG ACCTGACGTAACCACTCCTTTGGAGGAGACCGTTCGAGCCTTCAACTACCTCATTGACA AGGGTCTTACCTTCTACTGGGGTACGTCTGAGTGGTCGGCCATGCAGATTCAGCAAGCCACTGAGATTGCTCGTCGACTCAACATGGTCGGTCCCGTTGCTGAGCAACCTCATTACTCTATGCTTCATCGCGAGCGATTTGAGGCAGAATACGAGCCTCTCTGGCGATACGAAAACTTTGGAAG TACCATCTGGTCTCCTCTCGATTCTGGTATGCTCACCGGCAAATACAACGATGGTATTCCTCAAGACTCTCGATACCACCACAACCTCGGAGGCGCGATGGACGAGCGTATCAAGGAACTCGAGTCTCCCGAGGGCAAGGCTAAGATTGAAAAAGTTAAGAAGCTCACTAAGATCGCCGAGAGGCTTGGTGGTTCAATGACCAACCTTGCTTTGGCTTGGACTTTGAAGCACAAGGGAGTGTCCACTTGTATT CTCGGTGCCACCAAG CCCGAACAGATCAAGGAGAACGTAAAGGCACTTGATATCTACCCTAAATTGACCTCTGAGGTtatggaggagattgagaagattcTTGATAACAAGCCTGACCCTCCG CCCTCGTACGGTCGACTTACGACCGACGGACAGCTTATGTAA
- a CDS encoding transcription initiation protein spt4, putative, with translation MPPKSGRAELRACLVCSILQSTNDFLTQGCPNCEDILEMRGSAERVAECTSLLYDGMIAMIEPSESWVARWQRIDKRMRGIYAVRVTGRAPQDVIDAIEARGGVYRPRDAVED, from the exons ATGCCCCCTAAATCTGGAAGAGCAGAACTACGTGCTTGTCTCGTCTGTTCCATCTTACAATCCACAAACGACTTTTTGACACAAGGATGTCCCAACTGCGAAGATATCCTCGAG ATGAGAGGTTCAGCTGAAAGAGTGGCGGAATGTACGAGTTTGTTGTATGATGGTATGATTGCAATGATTGAGCCGTCCGAGAGCTGGGTTGCGAGATGGCAACGTATAG ATAAAAGGATGAGAGGTATTTACGCTGTGCGAGTGACAGGCCGGGCACCACAAGATGTGATTGATGCGATTGAAGCCAGGGGTGGTGTGTATAGACCCAGGGATGCGGTTGAAGATTAG
- a CDS encoding iron hydrogenase, putative — protein sequence MAFSGALTITDLDDFLTPSQACIIPVRNNKKPAEDEGPTEIHIDSNNNYYEVSTYPSVGHDDDIGNSKKALEKAEINLNDCLACSGCITSTESLLITMQSQNEILEFIKTNPTVVDPESPCHKPRLPILSISPQTLASLSAAYATASSRPPIPLLVLLRRIRAFLSQPEKGSWRVWDTTFARHMSLRESVVEFHERKDKKEKGKAAEMPMLASACPGWVCYAEKAQGDMLPLLSAARSSQGIIGALAKSWYGHKLQHKPDEIYHVTAMPCYDKKLEASRSDFYSSLYSTRDVDCVLTTGELDLLLQELGFDPHVPIANESTPSYSATEDSPFPELLTHEGSSSGSYLQTIIHDVQRSHPNPTRIITREIRGSTDNIEYLIQDTITGQIVFKGAKVYGFRNLQNLVRKVAKETGIGRSGRGAGAGKLSAAVAARRRKAKTAAPAATSATTSAEGTDVESIASLSLVSGEDKKLDFVEVMACPGGCVNGGGQMKPTVPTPSAPEAMEVDEEGYQRPLPDDGVAVAVNGGSNNVGTGTVAGMEEGMRWSTKEWVAKVEDIYWTGLPTPPASPPLTASNVNGFAPQVKTNGTTNGQVNNGVDRNLQSDQLAEEIIHEVCGDDASKRWDFMRTRFRKVESDVLSSGGVTHEAVKW from the exons ATGGCTTTCTCAGGTGCTCTT ACTATCACCGACTTGGATGACTTTTTAACGCCATCTCAAGCATGTATCATTCCTGTTCGTAATAACAAGAAGCCagcggaggatgaaggtCCC ACCGAGATTCATATCGACTCCAACAACAATTACTACGAGGTATCCACATATCCATCGGTTGGTCACGACGATGACATTGGAAATTCCAAGAAGGCGCTCGAGAAGGCAGAAATTAATTTGAACGACTGTTTGGCTTGCAG CGGGTGTATCACTTCCACTGAATCGCTCTTGATCACTATGCAGTCTCAGAACGAGATTCTCGAGTTTATCAAAACAAACCCCACAGTGGTAGATCCTGAATCCCCctgccacaagccccgtTTACCTATCCTTTCCATATCGCCTCAGACCCTCGCTTCTTTATCGGCTGCTTATGCAACAGCATCCTCTCGACCTCCCATTCCTCTCTTGGTGCTTTTACGGCGTATCCGTGCATTCCTCTCCCAGCCGGAGAAGGGATCTTGGAGAGTATGGGACACCACTTTTGCCCGGCATATGAGCCTGAGAGAATCTGTGGTGGAGTTCCATGAGCgaaaggacaagaaggaaaagggtaAGGCTGCGGAGATGCCAATGTTGGCGAGTGCTTGTCCCGGATGGGTTTGTTACGCAGAGAAGGCACAGGGTGATATGTTGCCCTTGTTGAGCGCGGCAAGGAGTAGCCAAGGCATTATTGGAGCTTTAGCAAAGTCTTGGTATGGTCACAAATTGCAGCACAA ACCCGATGAGATTTATCATGTTACAGCTATGCCTTGTTATGACAAGAAGCTCGAAGCCTCACGATCCGACTTTTATTCTTCCCTCTATTCTACGCGCGACGTCGACTGCGTTCTCACCACTGGCGAACTtgaccttctccttcaagaACTTGGATTCGACCCCCACGTTCCCATCGCCAACGAGTCTACCCCGTCTTACTCGGCTACTGAAGACTCGCCATTCCCTGAACTCCTAACTCACGAAGGTTCAAGCTCCGGCTCCTATCTCCAGACCATCATTCACGATGTTCAACGCTCTCATCCCAATCCTACTCGAATCATTACTCGTGAAATCCGAGGTTCAACAGACAATATTGAATACCTTATTCAGGATACTATCACTGGCCAAATCGTTTTCAAGGGTGCCAAGGTTTATGGATTCCGTAATCTTCAAAACCTGGTCCGAAAAGTGGCAAAGGAGACGGGTATCGGTCGTTCCGGTCGAGGTGCAGGTGCCGGCAAGTTAAGTGCTGCCGTCGCAGCCCGTCGGCGAAAAGCCAAGACGGcagcaccagcagcaaCTTCTGCTACAACTTCTGCCGAAGGGACAGATGTAGAGAGCATTGCATCTCTCAGTCTAGTTAGCGGAGAGGATAAGAAGCTCGATTTCGTAGAGGTTATGGCTTGTCCTGGAGGATGCGTGAACGGAGGTGGTCAGATGAAGCCAACTGTGCCTACACCCTCGGCTCCGGAAGCGATGGAAgtagatgaagaagggtacCAGCGACCTCTTCCTGACGATGGTGTAGCCGTCGCTGTCAACGGGGGAAGTAATAATGTAGGTACTGGGACGGTTgcagggatggaagaagggatgcGGTGGTCAACGAAAGAATGGGTTGCCAAGGTAGAAGATATCTATTGGACAGGTCTACCTACCCCTCCGGCGTCACCCCCACTTACTGCTTCAAACGTCAATGGCTTTGCGCCTCAAGTCAAGACAAATGGCACAACCAATGGCCAAGTCAATAACGGCGTAGATCGTAATCTTCAATCTGACCAGCTTGCCGAGGAAATCATCCATGAAGTCTGTGGGGACGATGCGTCTAAGCGATGGGATTTTATGAGGACGAGGTTTAGAAAGGTGGAGAGCGATGTTTTGTCATCAGGAGGGGTTACCCACGAGGCGGTCAAATGGTAG
- a CDS encoding expressed protein, with translation MPVLLEGSCHCKTVKYTVQSNTPVPFQQCQCSICRKVGGYMGSVNMMGNTKTLNIIRGKDKIKVYVAALDFDENDKPTKMGTSKRSFCTECSSMLWNYHDEWPDWIYPFASSIDKPNPLPSIPESASLICIKRDSCPEHVPVPAGAKVYDDYGPGNSIEGWHKENKCWAD, from the exons ATGCCAGTTCTTCTCGAAGG GAGCTGCCACTGTAAGACCGTCAAATACACTGTCCAG TCCAACACACCGGTGCCCTTCCAG CAATGCCAGTGCTCCATCTGTCGTAAAGTGGGTGGATACATGGGAAGTGTCAACATGATGGGCAACACCAAGACTCTCAACATTATTAGAGGCAAGGACAAGATCAA GGTCTATGTTGCTGCACTCGATTTTGACGAGAATGACAAACCGACAAAAATGGGCACTTCCAAGAGGAGTTTCTGCACCGAGTGTAGCAGTATGCTTTGGAACTACCACGACGAGTGGCCTGAC TGGATCTATCCCTTCGCCTCATCTATTGACAAGCCTAACCCTCTCCCATCCATTCCCGAGTCGGCTTCACTCATCTGTATCAAGCGTGACTCGTGTCCTGAGCACGTCCCTGTACCCGCAGGAGCTAAAGTGTATGACGACTATGGCCCCGGTAATAGTATTGAG GGTTGGCACAAGGAAAACAAGTGTTGGGCAGACTAA
- a CDS encoding Machado-Joseph disease protein 1 (Ataxin-3), putative, with the protein MDLVPYMYYEKQEAGSQLCAQHCLNNLLQQYTYSEFDLADIAKRLDQAENATLDVNHQLRKSYNYDDTGYFSISVLERALEVWDLTMVRWRGEAMKPYQDHPEDQAAFILNLASHWFTLRRFAPNPPHAAASKRWYNLNSFLADGPEWISPTYLHMVLTQAEQEGYSVFVIRKATPGTKEGEEAGEAEGWGDGGIGQLPESLGDVMAVELGEPVGRSGGLLSGTIGPTKESKTTQMSIPADPNTTTVDAEPSSPSRPPRRRRQPDLSSDPTEIVDDPYARPAPSRSRQSSSRSNPAQHQVIGDDEGDIFDQTHGIPSHYDETPDDDNADDDFEMSRSRAYAGTMDFQFQSRSYDDEDEALQAALKASMADLPEGWEMPDILKPESERQAFTTTTSIMTTTTTTPPVAPEAQREESPVATSVAEEKDIVESNEVEDDSDDVQPAEEPSPEEIRRRRLARFG; encoded by the exons ATGGATCTCGTTCCGT ACATGTATTATGAGAAGCAAGAGGCTGGATCTCAGCTCT GTGCTCAACACTGCCT GAATAACCTTCTCCAGCAGTATACCTACTCTGAGTTTGACTTGGCTGATATCGCGAAGAG ACTTGACCAAGCTGAGAACGCTACTCTCGATGTTAACCATCAGCTTAGAAAGTCTTACAACTACGATGATACTGGTTATTTCTCCATTTCAGTATTAGAACGCGCATTGGAAGTTTGGGACCTAACCATGGTTAGGTGGAGAGGTGAAGCCATGAAGCCATATCAAGACCATCCAGA AGATCAAGCCGCTTTTATTCTTAATCTCGCATCTCACTGGTTTACCCTCCGTCGCTTCGCCCCCAATCCTCCTCATGCTGCTGCCTCCAAAAGGTGGTACAACCtcaactccttcctcgCTGACGGCCCCGAATGGATCTCCCCTACCTACCTTCACATGGTGCTGACACAGGCCGAGCAAGAAGGCTACTCCGTATTTGTCATCAGAAAGGCAACACCGGGGACcaaagaaggcgaagaagcaggTGAAGcggaaggatggggagatGGCGGCATCGGTCAGTTGCCGGAATCTCTGGGTGATGTGATGGCCGTGGAGCTAGGCGAGCCAGTGGGAAGGTCTGGTGGACTGTTAAGTGGGACGATTGGACCCACAAAAGAATCCAAAACTACTCAAATGTCTATACCCGCCGACCCGAATACTACCACTGTAGATGCTGAACCTTCGTCACCGTCCCGacctcctcgtcgacgCCGTCAGCCGGATCTATCGTCAGACCCAACCGAGATCGTCGACGACCCTTACGCTCGACCCGCTCCTTCTCGCTCACGACAATCATCTTCACGTTCCAACCCTGCCCAACATCAAGTTAtcggagatgatgaaggcgaCATCTTTGATCAGACTCATGGTATTCCATCACATTATGATGAGACACCTGACGATGATAATGCTGACGACGATTTTGAAATGAGCCGTTCTCGGGCGTACGCTGGTACGATGGACTTCCAGTTTCAAAGTCGGAGTtatgatgacgaggatgaggctCTCCAAGCAGCTCTGAAAGCTAGTATGGCAGACCTGCCCgaaggatgggagatgCCTGATATCTTGAAACCAGAAAGCGAGAGACAGGCATTTACTACTACTACCAGCATTATgactactactactactactcCACCGGTAGCGCCGGAAGCGCAAAGGGAAGAATCTCCTGTGGCGACATCAGTAGCTGAGGAAAAGGACATTGTAGAGTCAAACGAAGTAGAGGACGATAGCGATGACGTTCAACCAGCCGAGGAACCATCCCCTG AGGAGATTCGACGAAGGCGTCTTGCTCGCTTCGGTTAG
- a CDS encoding expressed protein, whose amino-acid sequence MPFPSPHLERTRSHSSSLSIARSPNVLASAPFLPPISPISPHDLDQPNPIESHHPFAQNWRSNILGRSVSASGNGRLEAIPSVEDLSAPTTADALLDTEDKTGNYAEDDYDGSASTPLLKPHVHSSDAGGSVFERLSMDLNGIERLEGPSFEYTGPFQPPDSKELLGIILSFVGVLVLAVAAGLATIFDWVL is encoded by the coding sequence ATgccctttccatccccacATCTAGAGCGAACACGCTCTCACTCATCCTCGCTATCCATTGCCCGGTCTCCAAACGTACTAGCATCCgctcccttccttccgcCGATTTCCCCTATCTCTCCGCACGATCTCGATCAGCCAAACCCAATTGAGAGTCACCATCCATTCGCCCAAAACTGGCGATCAAACATATTAGGACGTTCTGTATCCGCATCAGGTAACGGGAGATTAGAAGCTATACCGAGTGTGGAAGACTTGTCGGCTCCGACAACGGCAGATGCGTTGTTGGATACCGAAGACAAGACTGGAAATTATGCGGAAGATGATTATGACGGAAGCGCATCCACACCTCTCCTTAAGCCCCACGTTCATTCGTCCGATGCAGGCGGGTCTGTATTTGAGAGATTATCAATGGACCTCAATGGCATTGAAAGGTTAGAAGGTCCATCGTTCGAGTATACTGGCCCGTTCCAACCTCCAGATTCGAAAGAGTTATTGGGAATCATCCTCAGTTTTGTAGGTGTCCTCGTTCTGGCTGTAGCTGCCGGGCTGGCAACGATTTTCGACTGGGTGTTATAA
- a CDS encoding Golgi vesicle transport-related protein, putative produces MAEQNFSAALATWKEINLSELQKNLDTTAVELVDNQKENLIGRKKLAEQTREFKKLPDDAEKFAAIKVLLKAYQGEIDALTRRSKMSETSFLNVYKLLADAPDPYPLLDAAVDQTIKVAEARMLESELARLREENGELKKSLGEAANVEEKRKKAESKVEQLEEKMDDLIQERVTQKENELNAEYDERMRNYEEREKDLQRQVEMVKKQLRDLHMSNESAEAKLLNANQRQEQDVAARLAELDMVAADLARANERVASVERRNEILRSEIESVRSGSQQAEKVKAFEAQISELEAEASRILAALDAAKDAKAEADRQFKKQAEESAKEIAARTAEVDGLKAKMKGMADYDEIKRELEIMKYVEFSGADFEDNDGEEPRLPDPNASVANKQRGQSLEKLLTSKNRRLLEDLTKLRVSWEDLSSEHAKAEEMIEGLQVDLALQRELVEKLESDLMVLNNREDRVGTPGQGLAGLDIGSKPDGRASPANSGSQDTSILPIVTSQRDRFRQRNAELEDELRKQFETISDLRTEVKSLQTDNLKLYEKVRYMGSYRDSSFAKAGPSGGAYSSGGGTGGLLTGVLGRRDEEIGKYKDKYDESLNPFEAFKGREAQRAIQALNPVERGVFSLTRAIVGNKRARNLFILYAGSLHILILFILWNTMAASDSTSHPPVTIHP; encoded by the exons ATGGCAGAGCAAAATTTCTCGGCCGCTTTGGCTACGTGGAAGG AAATTAATCTGTCGGAACTTCAAAAGAATTTAGACACAACGGCtgttgagcttgttgacaATCAAAAAGAGAACCTGATCGGCCGTAAGAAGTTAGCAGAGCAGACTCGAG AATTCAAGAAACTCCCAGATGATGCTGAGAAATTTGCGGCCATCAAGGTCCTTCTCAAGGCTTATCAAGGTGAAATCGATGCCCTCACCCGACGGTCAAAGATGTCTGAAACATCGTTCTTGAATGTGTACAAGTTACTTGCCGACGCGCCTGATCCCTACCCCCTTTTGGATGCAGCTGTAGATCAGACGATCAAAGTGGCGGAAGCCAGGATGCTGGAGAGCGAGTTAGCCAGACTGAGAGAGGAAAACGGGGAATTGAAGAAAAGTTTGGGAGAAGCCGCCAAcgtggaggagaagaggaagaaggctgagaGCAAGGTTGAACAGCTAGAGGAAAAG atggatgatttAATTCAAGAAAGGGTTACTCAGAAGGAAAACGAGCTCAATGCAGAGTACGACGAGAGGATGCGCAATTacgaagaaagagaaaaggacCTTCAGAGACAAGTGGAGATGGTCAAAAAACAACTGCGAGATCTCCATATGTCCAACGAGAGTGCAGAGGCTAAACTTCTTAACGCTAACCAACGCCAAG AGCAAGACGTTGCTGCGAGATTGGCCGAGCTAGACATGGTGGCCGCTGACCTTGCTCGAGCCAACGAACGTGTAGCAAGCGTCGAACGACGAAAT GAGATTCTCCGTTCTGAAATTGAGTCTGTTCGTTCAGGCTCCCAGCAGGCTGAGAAAGTCAAAGCATTCGAAGCACAAATATCCGAACTTGAAGCCGAAGCATCTCGCATACTCGCCGCTCTTGATGCTGCCAAGGACGCCAAAGCCGAAGCGGATCGCCAGTTCAAAAAACAGGCCGAGGAATCTGCGAAGGAAATTGCTGCTCGAACTGCCGAGGTTGATGGATTGAAGGccaagatgaaggggatggCCGATTACGATGAAATCAAGCGAGAGCTTGAAATTATGAAGTATGTGGAATTCTCTGGAGCCGACTTTGAAGATAACGACGGAGAGGAGCCTCGGTTGCCCGACCCAAACGCTTCTGTCGCCAACAAGCAACGCGGTCAATCTCTCGAAAAACTCCTCACCTCGAAGAACCGTCGTCTTCTGGAAGATCTCACAAAGCTTCGGGTTTCTTGGGAAGATCTTTCCAGCGAGCATGCTaaggcggaggagatgattgaGGGTCTGCAGGTGGATTTGGCCTTGCAAAGAGAATTAGTTGAGAAGCTGGAAAGTGACTTGATGGTCTTAAACAATCGAGAAGACCGGGTTGGAACCCCAGGGCAGGGCCTTGCTGGGTTAGATATCGGTAGCAAGCCT GACGGCCGTGCATCGCCCGCCAATTCTGGCTCTCAAGATACCTCTATCCTCCCTATCGTCACTTCCCAACGTGACCGTTTCCGACAGCGCAATGCTGAGCTGGAAGACGAATTGCGGAAACAATTCGAGACCATATCAGATTTGCGCACTGAAGTTAAATCCCTTCAAACCGATAATCTTAAGCTGTACGAGAAAGTGAGATACATGGGATCGTACCGAGATTCTTCATTTGCCAAGGCTGGACCCTCAGGTGGGGCATACTCCTCGGGAGGTGGCACAGGGGGACTGTTGACCGGTGTGctgggaaggagagatgaagaaatcgGAAAGTATAAAGACAAGTACGACGAGTCGCTTAATCCGTTTGAGGCATTCAAGGGACGAGAAGCCCAAAGAGCTATTCAGGCGTTGAATCCCGTGGAAAGAGGAGTATTTAGTTTGACTAGGGCGATAGTGGGTAATAAGAGGGCGAGAAATCTGTTCATTCTCTACGCGGGAAGCTTG CATATTCTGattctcttcattctttgGAATACCATGGCTGCAAGCGACTCTACTTCACATCCACCAGTGACAATCCACCCATAG